The genomic segment GAGTTGTCTCAAAATAGTACTATCAAAATGAGATAAAAAAACGTGTCTCTTAGCCCTAACCCACAGGGTGTGTGTCGTTCCGCAACGCCATGAAAGCAAAGCGACCGCCTTCAATCGTCTGCGCGCATAGAAATAACCATTCCCCATCTCCATACAAACACGGGAACATCGGTAGGTGGGTGCGTTAGGAGCATGGAGTGAAAAGACCCCGGCGGCCGCCTCAGGAATGTGCTGCTGGCACATTTCCAAAAGATGTGTGGCTGTGCGACGTGTGAGTACGGCTCCCAATTACACACGAACCACTCTGTCAACGAATATGGTTCAATATTAGTTTTGTCACCGCCTGTGGCCGGGAAATCTTGTGGATGTCCAAGCAAACTGACGTTCGCAAACGAAGTGGCGCAAGGTCTGGAAGATAATTCCCCAGAATCACTTCAGCTACAGACGGTTTTGGTGCTCGGCCGAGGGTCACACAGGTGAGCATCCTCCGGGGCCAACCCTCAGCACTTGCTAACATGAGTTATGTGCTTTCTCTGCAACACTCCCGCAGCTATGGCGTGTAAGAGCCCCTTTATTGGATCtgggaaagacagagactACTACACAATGCCATGAGGGTCCTTCGGTTGAAATCTGAGCTGTCCGGTCAGCTGTGAGAACGCATTGCCTGTCAATCAAACATAACTCTGAAGATTTTGTAGAAGAGTGGATTGTTCTGATGCGCCATTAGCTGTGGCATCGAAAGCACACGAATACAGTCCCAAAATTTTAGCTGACGGTGGGGTAATGCGTGAGACGCGAAACACATATTTAGGCAGAATCCTTTTGCCCCTCCCCTGAGAGGTTTGTTTTCACTCAGGGCTAAGGTGTGTCGGTGCACGCTGCGCAAAAGAGGCCATAGTGGTATCGCATCGAAATATCAAAGGGATGAATGGATGTATTTGTCGCAGAGCGCACGCATTCATTCAGTACAAGGGAACCGGCGTTTATACCGTCGACCGGTCTCATCACCTTTACGGAACAAACCGCCACGTGCCCAACAGTGAGGAACGAAAGTGGTGGGCACGCAGGTACACTCCTCTAGCAGCACGCAAGAAATGTCTGTTGTGTCCTTTTTCAGCTCCTCATCTCATCGAAGAGTTTCTTGAGCTTGTCTCGCAGTCCTACAACAATGTCTTTCGATTTGCTTTGTCGACGTGTCTAGCTGGCTCGAGCCTGAGTACGCATCGTTTCTTGAACCATTCACTTAACACAGCTGTATGCATTTCAGAAGCTAAAATGTTGTCCTCGATCCTGATTTCACTACCCCTCAGCATGTGCTGCCCACGCTCGCCGCTTCAGCGTTGGTTCATTCATTTGCGAGCCCAGTGACTTGCACCATATCCGTCAAGGCGCTCCACGCAATGGAAAGACCATTCACACTATCGAAGAATCGACGTTCACTCTAGTAACCCAACAACAGTGCACTGAAGTGTCTTGACACAAGCTACTCCAATGAGATCACCTTCACTCGTCCTCCTCGGCATTAGTGACGCGGTTAGGGTAATATCCTAGGGCCTGCACGTACACAGAGAGGCTATACGTGCGAACTCAATTACGGCACGGCACTATACTTGTGTCTTTCGCATACACCACGCAAGCCGAAAACAAGCCTCCCTCCGTTACCGCCCGGATACCGACACTCGTCTACAGCGCTCGAAGAATTTGGAGCTTTCCAATTGTTCCAGAAATACCGTTGAGGCATATGCGGGTCGGAGATGTCCTCGTCGACGCGGATTTCACTAACGCACCGGATGAACGGAAATGCAGATCGGTTCATCCTAACCACTAGAAACGAACATCGCATTCTGCCTTATGCGTTCGCCGTTGTAGGCCTAGTTGGAAACTCTTTTCCGAGGCATTCACTCTCCTCCCAAACTCTCGATAGATCTTACCTCGTAATGCTTCTCCATGCTGTCGTGGAGTGTGTTCACGTACTGAGGGTCATCCACGAAGTACCGGTACGGGTTCATGAAAGTGAAAGGTAGGCGGCCATAGTTGAGACCCCGCTTCGGGCGCACACCCCACGGATGACTCCCTAGGTAATCTGGTTCGTTGTCCACGATTGAATTCTGGAATCGAAGAGCGAAATTTCTGGACAGCAAGCAGGAGAGGCGTATGCCACAAACCGGATTTCCATTTTACATCAGCAATTAAAACAATCACACAAGACGCACGGAAATGCCACAGGCACATCGAGAACTTGACAAACTGGAGAAGCTTTGCCGATGATTCCGCTAATCGAAGGAAGATGCTTCCTTTTGGCTGCAGAACGCCCGACACtggaagtggaagagaaactgTTCAAAATCTCCTGGGAAACGGCAACCTCTGAAGGGTGGTAATTCGGGTGTTTTGCTCGGCTGCTTTTCGTCCATATTTTTTACCTGAGATAGTGGTTGTAGTACGGAAGCGAGTAAAGGTGATGCTGCCACCTATCGATGAAATGTCTGCGGGCATCTCCTCGGCGGACACTGAAAGCacaagggaagagaaggtaaaagcgaaagagacatcCTCCTGGCTTGCTCGCCGGCACACTACTTGTTCTCTCAGTATTCATCGTGTCTCGGCAGAGTGGACAGCATCGTACACCCTCCCTTTTTCTCACCAGATGTCGGGATTGAGCATCAGGTGTCGCAGGCACATTGTAGCCGCGCATCCCAcagcaaagaaagagacgaaaaggtAGTTGTACTGGACGGGGTCCGCGAAGTAAGCTTTGTAAAACTTCTTCGCATACATATCGACCACTATGTGGTCGGTGCCCCGGGTGCACCAGTTCCCGAAGATCGCTCGCAAATGTGCCGCGTTCATCTTCCCCGAGTTCAGAATAATTGTCAAGTGTGAAAGTCCTGGAAATATGGGAAACGGAACACAGGGAACCGTGAAAAAAGTTGAAAACCCCAAATATCCTGAACAAGCGTGCACGTGCATGCCAACAAAGGGAAGGGTTCTACGACTGCCAACCCGTGTGGTGCTTGCCGCTATCGCTCTCACGGTCGATATCTTTCTTAGGTTCAATAAACAGGGcggacgcgaagaaaaaccgAGAACTACCAGAATGTGCACTACACGATATTTCTCACCAGGTGGGACGGGCTTCTCGCCCCGGTGGAGGATAAGCACAGACAGGAAAAAAGTTATGTTGTGACGCGAGTCAGCAGGCAGCTCACGCGAAAGCTCTGCCACAGTCCGGAATCATAAGGAactgaaggaagaaacacgTTTCCATTCAACATCTCCCTGTTTGAGTGGACGGTTGAATTTGctgagaggaggaaaaagcCGCATGCGATGGCAGTCAGCGGGCACTTCATGGTCAGCCGCGGCTGGGAGAACCCCGTCTACGGGGGTCTAATCCTGGCACGTCGTTACGGTGGCTCTTGGAAAAAGTAAATTTAAGTGACGTACTGCTCTGGGTTCGCGGCGGGCTGTTCCTGGTTCCATTGGCATTCGTGAGAGCGCTCACGCTAACATCAGCTGAATTTCGGCAGGGCTGTATCGGCTTTGCAGTGTTTTCAAACGCTTGGCGTGCACTGAGGTTGTCACTGGTTCGTCATCAACTGGTATTCGTCAAGGCTTAGTTCTTCCGAAGCTCACACATTTTCACAGAAGACGTGCGTACAGTTACTGACAATCTGTCAGAACTAAATAACCGAGGAGTGTGTACTTCGAAGATTTCTCTGGTGGCTGCAGCACAGGTCATATATCACGGGCCCTTTTTTAACGAGTTCTAGCGTTTGTCCTTCAGCGGTGGAACAGCATTTGGGTTAAAACTCCGATCGCTAAGGAGTACCTGTTCTTGTTGTTTGATAAGGAATGAACTGATGCATGCATGAGTTGCGCAGCACCGTACATCACTTCCAAGCAGGTGAAATACTCGTCGAGGTTGATAGCGATAGACACACTGGACTTCACTACATGCCTGTCCTGTCGTAGCTCCTGTTTTCTGACCAGTGCGTAGCAACCTGAAGGGACATGACAGAACATGCTAGAGAATATTCAACGGTGTTGCGAACCGGTTGACCGGTAGGGTTTTCTGGGTGTAACAGTTCCGTCAAACCAAACGCCGCTACCGGCTTTGTGAGGACGATGTGGTAATTGCTTTGTACAAATCAGTATTGGTGGTTCGGAAGTATACATAGAT from the Toxoplasma gondii ME49 chromosome IX, whole genome shotgun sequence genome contains:
- a CDS encoding hypothetical protein (encoded by transcript TGME49_306670~Predicted trans-membrane domain (TMHMM2.0):14-37:80-103); translated protein: MHVHACSGYLGFSTFFTVPCVPFPIFPGLSHLTIILNSGKMNAAHLRAIFGNWCTRGTDHIVVDMYAKKFYKAYFADPVQYNYLFVSFFAVGCAATMCLRHLMLNPDICVRRGDARRHFIDRWQHHLYSLPYYNHYLRNFALRFQNSIVDNEPDYLGSHPWGVRPKRGLNYGRLPFTFMNPYRYFVDDPQYVNTLHDSMEKHYEALGYYPNRVTNAEEDE